The Flavobacterium marginilacus genome window below encodes:
- the nagB gene encoding glucosamine-6-phosphate deaminase — MIREGINFKEAGKFEETRFEKIHNVIFDSSQEASLLVAQEIANLIQRKEELNEPCVLGLATGSSPVKVYEELVRMHKEEGLSFKNVVTFNLDEYYPMDSTNIQSYYYFMHEHLFNHVNILPENVNIPNGKVSNEELQQYCIDYEMKIKSYGGLDFQLLGIGRTGHIGFNEPGSHINSGTRSITLDHLTRMDAASSFLGIDNVPRKAITMGIDTVRNAKRIVLLGWGVSKASIIKKTIEGEITSQVPASYLQEHKNTTFVLDSEASSELTRVKTPWLVKLCVWTEELKLKAVVWLSELTNKPFLKLTDKDYNDHGMSSLLTEEGTAYDLNIKMFNKMQQTITGWPGGKPNADDTYRPERSAPARKRVIIFSPHPDDDVISMGGTFDRLVEQGHDVHVAYQTSGNIAVSNEEALKFAEISRALNVNAAESENIINLIKNGPSNNIDALEVRKLKGLIRRSESLAATRYLGLADSNVHFLNLPFYETGTVKKNNLTDADIDIMCTLIDTIKPHQIYAAGDLADPHGTHKVCLDSLFEALKRLKSNSYMDDCWVWLYRGAWHEWESYQIEMAVPMSPDQVLKKRHAIFYHQTQKDGVMFQGDDNREFWVRVEDRNRLTAKKYHDLGLADYSAIEAFKRYYF, encoded by the coding sequence ATGATTAGAGAAGGTATAAATTTTAAAGAGGCTGGAAAGTTTGAAGAAACACGTTTTGAGAAAATTCACAATGTAATTTTCGATTCATCGCAAGAAGCTTCATTATTAGTGGCACAAGAAATTGCAAATTTAATTCAGAGAAAAGAAGAGTTAAATGAACCATGTGTTTTGGGATTAGCAACAGGATCTTCGCCAGTAAAAGTGTATGAAGAACTTGTTAGAATGCATAAAGAGGAAGGTTTAAGTTTTAAAAATGTAGTAACCTTCAACTTAGATGAATATTATCCTATGGATAGTACTAACATTCAGAGTTATTATTATTTTATGCATGAGCATCTTTTTAATCATGTAAATATACTTCCTGAAAATGTAAATATTCCAAACGGAAAAGTCAGTAATGAGGAGCTGCAGCAATATTGCATTGATTATGAAATGAAGATTAAGTCTTATGGCGGATTAGATTTTCAGCTTTTAGGAATCGGAAGGACAGGTCATATCGGTTTTAATGAGCCAGGATCTCACATAAATTCAGGAACTCGCAGTATTACATTAGACCACTTGACGCGTATGGATGCTGCATCTTCTTTTTTAGGTATCGATAATGTACCTAGAAAAGCAATCACGATGGGTATTGATACTGTTCGAAATGCTAAAAGGATTGTTCTTCTTGGCTGGGGCGTCAGTAAGGCATCAATTATAAAAAAAACCATAGAGGGCGAAATTACTTCTCAAGTGCCGGCAAGTTATCTGCAGGAACATAAAAACACAACTTTTGTCCTGGATAGTGAAGCGTCTTCGGAACTGACAAGAGTAAAAACGCCATGGCTGGTTAAGTTATGTGTATGGACTGAGGAATTAAAACTCAAAGCCGTTGTATGGCTGAGCGAGTTAACAAATAAGCCTTTTCTTAAATTAACGGACAAAGATTATAACGATCACGGTATGTCGAGCCTTTTGACAGAAGAAGGGACTGCTTATGATTTGAATATTAAAATGTTTAATAAAATGCAGCAGACTATTACGGGCTGGCCAGGAGGAAAACCAAATGCTGATGATACTTACAGACCAGAACGTTCTGCTCCGGCAAGAAAAAGAGTCATCATTTTTAGTCCACATCCGGATGATGATGTTATTTCGATGGGAGGAACTTTTGACAGGCTTGTAGAGCAGGGACATGATGTGCATGTTGCTTATCAGACATCAGGTAATATTGCAGTTTCTAACGAAGAAGCTTTAAAATTTGCTGAAATTTCAAGAGCACTAAATGTAAATGCAGCAGAATCAGAAAATATTATAAACCTGATAAAGAACGGTCCTAGTAATAATATTGATGCATTAGAGGTTAGAAAATTAAAAGGATTAATAAGAAGGAGCGAGTCTCTTGCAGCTACAAGATATTTAGGTCTTGCTGATTCGAATGTTCATTTTTTGAACCTTCCTTTTTATGAAACGGGAACAGTTAAGAAAAATAATCTTACAGATGCAGATATCGATATTATGTGTACTCTTATTGATACTATAAAACCGCATCAAATATATGCCGCAGGAGATTTGGCTGATCCCCACGGTACTCATAAAGTTTGTCTGGATAGTTTGTTTGAAGCATTAAAGAGATTAAAATCGAATAGTTATATGGATGACTGCTGGGTTTGGCTGTACCGTGGTGCTTGGCACGAATGGGAATCGTATCAAATTGAGATGGCCGTCCCGATGAGCCCGGATCAGGTACTTAAAAAACGTCATGCCATTTTTTATCACCAGACTCAAAAAGACGGTGTTATGTTTCAAGGGGATGATAATAGAGAATTTTGGGTACGTGTTGAAGACAGAAACCGCTTAACAGCAAAGAAATACCATGATTTAGGATTAGCAGATTACTCAGCAATTGAGGCATTTAAAAGATATTATTTTTAG
- a CDS encoding LytR/AlgR family response regulator transcription factor codes for MKTTCVIIDDEPLAINIIKNHLEHIENFEVINTFRNSIEGLNYLKENSVDVIFLDINMPVLDGINFIKSLENHPLLVITSAYSQFAIETYELDVLDYLVKPIEFPRLMKTVNKINKRLSNIPKIASENSKENPFIFVKIDKKRMKKILLNEILVIESLKDYLKINTLTGKYIIHSTLSDFTSLLPEKDFIRIHRSYTIAIDKIDAVEGNSIEIEGIRYVIGRSYIDEVKQIILNTSI; via the coding sequence ATGAAAACAACTTGTGTAATTATTGACGATGAGCCATTGGCTATTAATATTATTAAAAACCATTTGGAACATATTGAAAATTTTGAAGTAATAAACACTTTTAGGAACTCAATCGAAGGATTAAATTACTTAAAAGAAAATTCAGTAGATGTAATTTTTTTAGATATAAATATGCCTGTTCTGGATGGTATTAATTTTATTAAAAGTTTAGAAAATCATCCTTTACTAGTTATTACCAGTGCCTATAGCCAATTTGCTATAGAAACTTATGAATTAGATGTGTTAGACTATTTAGTAAAACCCATCGAATTCCCTAGGCTGATGAAAACTGTAAATAAGATTAACAAAAGACTCAGCAATATCCCAAAAATTGCTTCGGAAAACAGTAAAGAAAACCCTTTTATTTTTGTTAAAATTGACAAGAAGAGAATGAAGAAAATACTGTTAAATGAAATTTTAGTTATCGAAAGCTTAAAAGACTATTTAAAAATAAACACCTTAACAGGTAAATACATCATACACAGTACCCTATCAGACTTCACCAGCTTATTACCCGAAAAAGATTTTATACGAATCCATCGATCTTACACGATAGCCATTGATAAAATTGATGCTGTGGAAGGAAACAGTATCGAAATAGAAGGCATCAGATACGTTATTGGAAGATCTTATATTGATGAAGTAAAACAAATAATCTTAAATACTTCGATATAA
- a CDS encoding glycoside hydrolase family 130 protein, with protein sequence MSTIPWQDRPENSNDVMWRYSENPIIDRYAIPSSNSIFNSAVVPFGDGFAGVFRCDNKAVQMNIFAGFSKNGIDWDINHEPIVMQSGNTEMIESAYKYDPRVVFIEDRYWITWCNGYNGPTIGIGYTFDFKEFFQCENAFLPFNRNGVLFPQKINGKYAMLSRPSDNGHTPFGDIWISYSPDMKYWGEHRLVMKPSPFEQSAWQCTKVGAGPIPILTEEGWLMIYHGVINTCNGFRYAMGAALLETDAPDQVKYRTQPYLLGPAETYEMVGDVPNVVFPCAALHDTKEDKLAVYYGAADTVVAMAFGKLSEVIQFTKDNSL encoded by the coding sequence ATGAGTACTATTCCTTGGCAAGACAGACCCGAAAACAGTAATGATGTAATGTGGAGATATTCTGAAAATCCTATTATTGACAGATACGCAATTCCTTCATCAAACAGTATTTTTAATAGTGCTGTAGTACCTTTTGGAGATGGATTTGCAGGCGTTTTCAGATGTGATAACAAAGCAGTACAAATGAATATTTTTGCTGGTTTTAGTAAAAATGGTATCGATTGGGACATTAATCATGAACCCATTGTAATGCAGTCTGGGAATACCGAAATGATTGAATCGGCATATAAATATGATCCTCGTGTAGTTTTTATAGAAGATCGTTATTGGATCACCTGGTGTAATGGGTACAACGGACCAACAATTGGTATTGGTTATACTTTTGACTTTAAAGAATTTTTTCAATGTGAAAATGCTTTTTTACCTTTCAACAGAAATGGAGTTTTATTTCCACAAAAAATAAACGGAAAATATGCCATGTTAAGCCGTCCTAGTGATAATGGACATACGCCTTTTGGAGATATCTGGATTAGTTACAGCCCGGACATGAAATATTGGGGAGAACACAGATTGGTAATGAAACCAAGCCCATTTGAGCAAAGTGCCTGGCAGTGTACCAAAGTGGGGGCAGGACCAATTCCTATTTTAACTGAAGAAGGCTGGTTAATGATCTACCATGGTGTTATTAATACCTGCAACGGTTTCCGTTATGCAATGGGAGCAGCTTTATTAGAAACAGACGCACCAGATCAGGTAAAATACAGAACTCAGCCTTACTTATTAGGACCTGCAGAGACTTATGAAATGGTTGGGGATGTACCTAATGTAGTATTTCCTTGTGCTGCCTTGCACGATACAAAAGAAGATAAATTAGCCGTATATTATGGTGCCGCAGATACCGTCGTTGCAATGGCATTTGGTAAACTAAGCGAAGTAATACAATTTACAAAAGATAACAGTTTATAA
- a CDS encoding sensor histidine kinase, whose protein sequence is MILNTGKLYRIPLRYHIIFWLTYFIFNTFRWGSYFNDYVYSLKTNLLGFPIHMTLCYLNILILMPYLVYQKKYALYVISILSAIFIMVIVKFNMTYLFITHEVWPEGPETIDKLTLNYTIDMMMGELYVITFVTAIKITFDLLKEQKRATDLQKTQLETELLFLKSQISPHFFFNTLNNIYSLSVEKSNKTPKIVLKLAELMRYMLYETKTKRQTLANEILCIQNYLDLERIRNDERLEINMSISGDIHNKKIAPVILLTFIENAFKHGVNKNTGKVKIDISFKVKEEHLYFSISNPKPEVTMHADNFNKSSGIGIENVKKRLELGYNKSDYTLSFKNKKDIFAVKLVIKVV, encoded by the coding sequence ATGATTTTAAATACAGGCAAATTATATAGAATACCATTGCGCTACCATATTATATTTTGGTTAACTTATTTCATCTTTAACACCTTTCGCTGGGGAAGTTATTTCAATGATTATGTTTATTCTTTAAAAACAAATTTATTAGGCTTCCCCATTCACATGACATTATGTTATCTGAATATTTTGATACTTATGCCATATTTGGTTTATCAGAAAAAATATGCTTTGTATGTTATTTCTATTTTATCTGCCATATTTATTATGGTAATTGTAAAATTTAATATGACCTATCTTTTTATAACCCATGAAGTCTGGCCCGAAGGACCTGAAACAATAGATAAACTAACGCTCAATTATACTATTGACATGATGATGGGGGAATTATATGTAATCACCTTTGTTACAGCTATTAAGATTACTTTTGATTTATTAAAAGAACAAAAAAGAGCCACTGATCTTCAAAAAACGCAATTAGAAACTGAATTACTTTTCTTAAAATCTCAAATTTCACCGCACTTTTTTTTCAATACCCTTAACAATATTTATTCTTTATCCGTTGAAAAGTCGAATAAAACTCCAAAAATTGTTCTTAAACTTGCGGAATTAATGCGTTATATGCTGTATGAAACTAAAACGAAGAGACAAACGTTAGCAAACGAAATACTCTGCATTCAAAACTATCTGGATCTGGAGCGGATTAGAAATGACGAGCGTCTGGAGATAAACATGTCTATTTCTGGAGACATACACAACAAGAAAATTGCTCCCGTCATATTATTGACTTTTATTGAGAATGCATTCAAGCATGGAGTCAACAAAAACACCGGAAAAGTAAAAATTGATATTAGTTTCAAGGTCAAAGAAGAACATCTTTATTTTTCAATTTCAAACCCAAAACCCGAAGTTACCATGCATGCAGATAATTTTAACAAGTCAAGTGGGATAGGAATCGAAAATGTCAAAAAAAGACTTGAATTGGGGTATAATAAAAGCGATTATACGCTTTCATTTAAAAATAAAAAGGATATTTTTGCTGTGAAGCTTGTAATTAAGGTGGTATAA
- a CDS encoding GH92 family glycosyl hydrolase translates to MRNFTLFVLCIIFATSCKIKLEKNNRNEAFLVDNVNPFIGTGGHGHTYPGATVPFGMLQVSPDNGVSNWDWCSGYHYSDSIISGFSHLHLSGTGIGDLADILIMPINKKVDLTTKAATRDLLPYKSAYSHLNEKSKPGYYQVYLKDPKINVELTASLRTAFHKYTYAESDRQSVVIDLGFAINWDKALKTAITIEDKYTVSGYRYSTGWAKNQKVFFVAKFSKAISESTVTADKKIVSGNKAEGENTAVQLFFDTEKSDELYVKVALSSVSAENAKDNLDSESSDFETAKSKSAAVWNDALSKITVETPVDSLKTIFYTALYHAQLAPVTYNDKNGQFRKENDEISTAKNYTAYSTLSLWDTFRAENPLLTLLAPDKTSDMVNSMLAYYDAKKILPVWTLYANETNTMTGYHSIPVIADAYLKGIKGFDAEKAYQAMKTTMMQDERGLNLYKQFGYIPYNLLDESVTITLEYAYDDWCVAQMAKALGKNEDYQFFIKRSKAYQYLFDPATGFMRGKSEDGKSWNEPFDPKHSNHREHTDYTEGNAWQHSWFVPQNVEDFISLHGSNEIFTKRLEQLFTESSEITGSNVSADISGLIGQYAHGNEPSHHIAYMFNRAHEPWRTQYWVHHILDTQYNTTPNGLSGNEDCGQMSAWYVFSSLGFYPMNPASGEYEIGSPIFEKAALHLQGGKSFIIEAENVSNKNFYIQSATLNGISFNKTFITHQQILQGGILHFVMGAAPNKNWGSKGKK, encoded by the coding sequence ATGAGGAATTTTACTTTGTTTGTTTTATGTATAATTTTTGCTACAAGTTGCAAGATAAAATTAGAAAAAAATAACCGTAATGAAGCTTTTCTTGTCGATAATGTAAATCCTTTTATTGGTACTGGTGGTCACGGACATACCTACCCAGGGGCAACAGTTCCTTTTGGGATGCTTCAGGTAAGTCCAGATAACGGAGTGTCAAACTGGGATTGGTGTTCAGGATATCATTATTCAGATTCTATTATTTCAGGGTTCAGCCATTTGCATTTAAGCGGCACTGGAATTGGTGATTTGGCAGATATACTAATTATGCCAATTAATAAAAAAGTAGATCTAACAACAAAAGCAGCTACCAGAGATTTACTTCCTTATAAATCAGCTTACAGCCATCTTAACGAAAAATCAAAACCTGGCTATTATCAGGTTTATTTGAAAGATCCTAAAATTAACGTGGAGTTAACTGCCTCGCTGCGCACCGCTTTTCATAAATATACTTACGCTGAAAGTGACAGGCAATCAGTAGTAATTGATCTTGGTTTTGCAATTAACTGGGACAAAGCCTTAAAAACTGCTATTACAATTGAAGATAAATACACGGTAAGCGGTTATCGATATAGTACAGGCTGGGCAAAAAACCAGAAAGTGTTTTTTGTGGCTAAATTTTCAAAAGCAATTTCAGAATCAACGGTAACTGCTGATAAAAAAATAGTTTCAGGCAATAAAGCAGAAGGAGAAAATACGGCGGTACAATTGTTTTTTGATACAGAAAAAAGTGATGAACTTTACGTAAAAGTAGCATTATCATCTGTAAGTGCAGAAAATGCAAAAGATAATCTGGATTCGGAAAGTTCTGATTTTGAAACAGCAAAATCTAAATCGGCTGCTGTTTGGAACGATGCTTTGAGTAAAATAACTGTCGAAACTCCCGTTGATTCTCTTAAAACAATATTTTATACTGCTTTGTATCATGCTCAATTAGCACCTGTTACGTACAATGATAAAAACGGACAGTTTCGAAAAGAGAATGACGAAATCAGTACTGCAAAAAACTACACTGCGTATTCCACTTTATCACTTTGGGATACTTTTAGAGCCGAAAATCCTTTATTGACATTATTGGCTCCAGACAAAACTTCGGATATGGTAAACTCCATGTTAGCGTATTATGATGCAAAAAAAATATTGCCAGTCTGGACACTATATGCCAACGAAACTAATACCATGACAGGTTATCATTCGATTCCTGTAATTGCAGATGCGTATCTAAAAGGCATTAAAGGTTTTGATGCTGAGAAGGCATACCAAGCTATGAAAACCACGATGATGCAGGATGAACGCGGCTTGAATCTTTACAAGCAATTTGGCTACATTCCCTATAATTTATTGGATGAATCAGTTACTATTACTCTTGAGTATGCTTATGATGACTGGTGTGTGGCACAAATGGCAAAAGCATTAGGAAAAAATGAGGATTATCAATTTTTTATAAAACGTTCTAAAGCATATCAGTATCTATTTGATCCAGCAACCGGATTTATGAGAGGAAAATCGGAAGACGGGAAATCTTGGAATGAACCATTCGATCCTAAACATTCCAACCACAGAGAACATACTGATTATACTGAAGGAAATGCTTGGCAGCACAGCTGGTTTGTACCGCAAAATGTTGAAGATTTTATTTCGCTTCACGGTAGTAATGAAATTTTCACCAAACGTTTAGAGCAGTTATTTACGGAAAGTTCTGAGATTACAGGAAGCAATGTTTCTGCCGATATTTCGGGATTGATTGGCCAATATGCACATGGAAACGAGCCAAGTCATCATATTGCTTACATGTTCAATAGAGCCCATGAGCCTTGGAGAACGCAATATTGGGTACATCATATTTTAGATACACAATACAATACAACACCAAACGGATTGAGCGGGAATGAAGATTGTGGCCAGATGTCAGCTTGGTATGTTTTCAGCTCATTAGGGTTTTATCCGATGAATCCAGCTTCGGGCGAATATGAGATAGGAAGCCCAATATTCGAAAAAGCAGCACTTCATCTTCAAGGCGGAAAAAGTTTTATAATCGAAGCAGAAAATGTTTCCAATAAAAATTTTTACATCCAATCGGCAACCTTGAACGGTATTTCCTTCAATAAAACCTTTATCACACATCAGCAAATTTTACAAGGAGGTATTCTGCATTTTGTAATGGGAGCTGCCCCTAATAAAAACTGGGGATCAAAAGGGAAGAAGTAA
- a CDS encoding alpha-L-fucosidase: MKNIFLLLSFFSVVQSIYCQELAKAPAPCYPVPTQKQMDWQEMEFYAFVHFSLNTFTNKEWGYGDESPELFNPTALDARQWARIAKESGMKGIILVAKHHDGFCLWPSAYTERSVKNSPWKNGKGDVVKELAEACREYNLKLGLYLSPWDRNNPDYGNPKYITYFRNQLTELLTNYGDVFEMWFDGANGGDGYYGGADETRKINTLEYYNWDETYKLIYRLAPKTLVWGVGPSEARWIGNEEGRANTTNWSLLRQKDELAGKVHYTEFMSGHEDGEKWVPGEADVSIRPGWFYHAVEDDKVRSLDELVDIYYESVGRNATLLLNLPVDRRGLVNENDEERLKELVAVIKTDFNKELLAGSKVSADNVRGNDNKFGPKNTIDNDKNTYWAADDNVKEASIEFEFEKPTAINRILIQEYIKLGQRVKAFNVEVKTNGKWETIANETTIGYKRILRTKRVLADALKINITAAKASVVISNIQAYNAPTFVRIPTIQRDKKGEVTIKAEEGNSIYYTVDGSVPSEKSILYKGAFAYNKAFTLKAIARNTKENISSAVKTAKYGVSKEKWKIIAVSSGDLKTADRIIDGNPDTDWSFGGDANKLPQQLSIDMGAVRKITGFTYVPQQVGNNLNLISNYEFYTSTDNVKWIKQSQGEFSNIKNNPIEQVKTFSKVTARYLRFVALAAVGKGQVVSIGEINVIEE, translated from the coding sequence ATGAAAAACATTTTTCTATTGCTGAGTTTTTTTAGCGTTGTACAATCAATCTATTGTCAGGAATTGGCAAAAGCTCCAGCACCTTGTTATCCTGTACCCACGCAAAAACAAATGGATTGGCAGGAAATGGAATTCTATGCTTTTGTCCATTTCTCATTAAATACATTTACGAATAAAGAGTGGGGCTATGGCGACGAATCTCCCGAATTGTTTAATCCTACAGCTTTGGATGCACGCCAATGGGCGCGTATAGCTAAGGAATCAGGGATGAAAGGAATTATATTAGTTGCCAAACATCACGATGGTTTTTGTTTATGGCCATCTGCTTACACTGAACGTTCTGTGAAAAATTCTCCTTGGAAGAATGGTAAAGGCGATGTGGTAAAGGAACTAGCCGAAGCCTGCCGGGAATACAATCTGAAATTAGGATTGTACCTTTCGCCTTGGGACAGAAATAATCCGGATTATGGTAATCCAAAATATATTACTTATTTCCGAAATCAGTTAACGGAGTTACTGACCAATTATGGAGATGTTTTCGAAATGTGGTTTGATGGTGCAAATGGCGGTGATGGTTATTATGGCGGTGCAGACGAAACTAGAAAAATAAATACACTTGAATATTATAATTGGGACGAAACCTATAAGCTGATTTATAGACTTGCACCAAAAACACTTGTCTGGGGAGTTGGTCCATCAGAAGCGCGGTGGATAGGAAATGAAGAAGGACGGGCGAATACTACCAATTGGTCACTTTTGCGCCAAAAAGATGAATTGGCAGGAAAAGTACATTATACCGAGTTTATGTCTGGACATGAAGACGGCGAAAAATGGGTGCCAGGCGAGGCCGATGTTTCAATCAGACCCGGCTGGTTTTACCATGCTGTTGAGGATGATAAAGTACGTTCTTTGGATGAATTGGTAGATATTTATTATGAATCAGTTGGCCGTAATGCGACACTTTTGCTTAATCTGCCTGTTGACAGGAGAGGTTTGGTGAACGAAAATGATGAGGAAAGATTGAAAGAATTGGTTGCTGTTATAAAAACTGATTTTAATAAAGAACTTTTAGCAGGTTCTAAAGTTAGTGCTGATAATGTTAGAGGAAATGATAATAAATTTGGTCCTAAAAATACAATTGATAATGATAAAAATACGTATTGGGCTGCAGATGATAATGTGAAAGAAGCTTCTATAGAATTTGAATTTGAAAAACCTACAGCAATTAACCGCATCCTGATTCAGGAATATATAAAGCTGGGACAACGGGTTAAAGCATTTAATGTTGAGGTCAAAACTAACGGAAAATGGGAGACAATCGCCAATGAAACAACTATTGGCTATAAAAGAATTTTAAGAACAAAAAGAGTTCTTGCAGATGCACTTAAAATTAACATTACAGCGGCAAAGGCAAGTGTAGTTATTTCCAATATTCAAGCTTATAATGCACCAACTTTCGTTCGCATTCCAACGATACAAAGAGATAAAAAGGGTGAAGTTACTATAAAAGCTGAAGAGGGAAATAGTATTTATTATACTGTTGATGGGAGTGTACCATCCGAAAAAAGTATTTTATACAAAGGAGCTTTTGCCTATAATAAAGCTTTTACACTCAAGGCAATTGCCAGAAACACTAAAGAAAATATAAGCAGTGCTGTAAAAACCGCAAAGTATGGAGTATCCAAAGAAAAATGGAAAATCATTGCGGTTTCCAGCGGCGATTTAAAAACAGCAGACCGGATTATTGATGGTAATCCAGATACAGATTGGAGTTTTGGCGGAGACGCAAATAAGCTTCCGCAGCAGCTAAGTATCGATATGGGAGCTGTTCGTAAAATAACTGGTTTTACTTATGTGCCTCAGCAAGTGGGTAATAATCTTAATTTGATATCTAATTATGAATTTTATACCAGTACAGATAATGTGAAATGGATAAAACAATCACAAGGTGAATTTTCAAACATTAAAAATAATCCAATAGAACAAGTGAAAACGTTTAGTAAAGTTACTGCCCGATATCTGCGTTTTGTCGCTTTGGCAGCAGTAGGAAAAGGGCAGGTGGTTTCCATTGGAGAAATAAATGTTATTGAAGAGTAA
- a CDS encoding sodium:solute symporter family protein, which produces MDIIDVSIIVIYILLSVGIGIWISRKASKGLDDYFLGGKTIKWYFLGLSNGSGMFDVSGTSWMIGVLFLYGVKSFMFMWLWPIWNQIFVMMFLAVWIRRSKVMTGSEWILTRFGSDRAGKASHIIVAIFAIISTIGFIAYFFEGIGKFITIILPWDLSLHYGDLLLLTSERSYALIIIFLTTIYTVKGGMFSVVATEVVQYLIMIIAGVLIAGYAFINYSQLEINSVITEEWKNVFFGWQFETQWSEKFQTFNHLIDSEGYKMFGAFIGMTLFKGFFASVAGPTPSYDLQRILSTKSVKEAAYMSGFTNLILFIPRYLLITGIVVIALMNLAPELNANSGLTGADLELLMPKVVNLYIPVGIKGILLAGLLAAFMSGFSAFVNAGPAYIVNDIYKKYFKPVATNAHYIKVSQISSFIVVGLGVFMGFFADSINSLTLWITSALYGGYVAANFLKWIWWRFNGWGYFWGMFAGLIVASLQFALGQAKGSLSEESFLYELAQVQAIYLFPIIFGFSILGCLLGTFFSKPTDIEVLKSFYTNVRPWGWWSPVYKTLKLEDNSFQKNNDFYKDMLNCVIGIVWQSSMILLPIFFIIKDYPKAIAALIVFLATTVTLKFTWLDRVRKIED; this is translated from the coding sequence ATGGATATTATTGACGTATCAATCATCGTGATTTATATTCTGCTTTCGGTAGGAATAGGAATCTGGATTTCAAGAAAAGCATCAAAAGGGTTAGATGATTATTTCCTTGGCGGGAAAACAATCAAATGGTATTTCTTAGGTCTAAGCAACGGATCAGGAATGTTTGATGTTTCGGGAACTTCCTGGATGATTGGAGTACTGTTTTTGTATGGTGTAAAAAGTTTCATGTTTATGTGGCTCTGGCCCATTTGGAATCAGATTTTTGTGATGATGTTTCTGGCTGTCTGGATTAGAAGATCCAAAGTAATGACAGGCTCTGAATGGATTTTAACTCGTTTTGGGAGTGACCGAGCAGGAAAAGCATCCCATATTATAGTAGCAATTTTTGCTATCATTTCGACCATTGGTTTTATCGCTTACTTTTTTGAAGGAATCGGAAAATTTATAACCATAATTCTTCCTTGGGATTTATCGCTTCATTATGGTGATTTGCTGCTATTGACATCAGAACGTTCTTATGCTTTGATAATTATATTTTTAACTACAATTTATACGGTTAAAGGGGGAATGTTTTCAGTCGTTGCAACAGAAGTTGTGCAATATTTAATCATGATTATTGCAGGGGTTCTTATTGCAGGTTACGCTTTTATTAACTATTCGCAGCTTGAGATTAATTCGGTTATTACTGAGGAATGGAAAAATGTCTTTTTCGGATGGCAGTTCGAAACCCAGTGGAGTGAAAAATTTCAAACCTTCAATCATTTAATTGATTCTGAAGGTTACAAAATGTTTGGTGCTTTTATCGGGATGACTTTATTCAAAGGATTTTTTGCCAGTGTTGCGGGACCTACGCCAAGTTATGATTTACAGAGAATTCTTTCTACTAAATCGGTAAAAGAAGCGGCATATATGAGCGGGTTTACTAATTTAATATTGTTTATTCCCAGATATTTATTGATCACAGGAATTGTGGTAATTGCCTTGATGAATTTAGCGCCAGAATTGAATGCCAATTCAGGTTTAACCGGCGCTGACTTAGAACTATTAATGCCAAAAGTTGTTAATTTATATATCCCAGTCGGAATCAAAGGAATTTTATTAGCAGGTTTATTAGCTGCATTTATGTCTGGATTCTCTGCTTTTGTAAATGCAGGACCAGCCTATATTGTAAATGATATTTATAAAAAATACTTTAAACCTGTTGCAACAAATGCACATTATATCAAAGTAAGTCAGATCTCTTCTTTTATTGTTGTTGGTCTGGGTGTTTTTATGGGCTTCTTTGCAGATTCTATTAACTCTTTAACGCTTTGGATTACCAGTGCATTATACGGAGGTTATGTGGCTGCCAATTTCTTAAAATGGATTTGGTGGCGTTTTAACGGATGGGGGTATTTTTGGGGAATGTTCGCCGGATTGATTGTGGCTTCCTTACAATTTGCTTTAGGCCAGGCCAAAGGAAGTTTATCCGAAGAATCTTTTTTATACGAATTAGCGCAAGTGCAGGCAATTTATTTGTTTCCAATAATATTTGGTTTCTCTATTTTAGGTTGTCTTTTAGGAACTTTCTTTAGCAAACCAACAGATATTGAAGTCTTAAAATCTTTTTACACTAACGTGAGACCTTGGGGCTGGTGGAGTCCAGTATATAAAACATTAAAATTAGAAGATAATTCTTTTCAAAAAAATAATGATTTTTATAAAGATATGCTCAATTGTGTCATTGGAATTGTATGGCAGTCGAGTATGATCCTGCTTCCGATTTTCTTCATTATTAAAGATTATCCAAAAGCAATTGCTGCATTAATCGTGTTTTTGGCTACGACCGTTACTTTAAAATTTACTTGGTTAGACAGAGTTCGTAAAATAGAAGATTAA